The Shewanella japonica genome has a window encoding:
- the kdsA gene encoding 3-deoxy-8-phosphooctulonate synthase yields the protein MEQKIIGLNELEIANDKPFVLFGGMNVLESRDLAMSIAEHYVEVTQKLGIPYVFKASFDKANRSSVNSYRGPGMEEGLKIFEEIKSTFNVPIITDVHEIHQCQPVADVVDIIQLPAFLARQTDLVVAMANTGSIINVKKPQFLAPHEMRHIIKKFNEAGNDNIILCERGSSFGYNNLVVDMLGMDEMKQSGYPVIFDATHALQRPGGREDSAGGRRAQATELARSGMALGLAGLFIEAHPDPDNAKCDGPCALPLHQLENYLTQMKAVDDLVKSFEPIDTSK from the coding sequence ATGGAACAAAAAATCATTGGTTTGAATGAACTTGAAATCGCAAATGACAAACCGTTTGTATTATTTGGCGGCATGAACGTGCTTGAGTCTCGTGATCTTGCTATGTCGATTGCTGAGCATTATGTAGAAGTAACACAAAAGCTAGGCATTCCGTATGTATTTAAAGCCTCTTTTGATAAAGCAAACCGTTCATCGGTCAATTCATACCGTGGTCCAGGTATGGAAGAAGGGTTAAAGATTTTCGAAGAAATTAAATCAACCTTTAACGTACCTATCATCACAGATGTGCATGAAATTCATCAGTGTCAGCCTGTTGCAGATGTGGTTGATATTATTCAATTGCCAGCGTTTTTAGCCCGTCAAACAGACTTAGTGGTTGCAATGGCTAACACTGGTTCAATCATTAATGTGAAAAAGCCACAGTTTTTAGCGCCACATGAAATGCGTCATATTATTAAGAAGTTTAACGAAGCGGGTAATGACAACATCATCTTATGTGAGCGTGGCTCAAGCTTTGGTTACAACAACTTAGTTGTGGATATGCTAGGCATGGATGAAATGAAGCAATCAGGTTACCCAGTGATTTTTGATGCGACTCATGCATTGCAGCGTCCTGGTGGACGAGAAGATAGCGCTGGCGGACGCCGTGCTCAAGCAACAGAGCTTGCTCGCAGTGGTATGGCGTTAGGTTTAGCAGGTCTGTTTATTGAAGCGCATCCAGATCCCGATAATGCCAAATGTGATGGCCCATGTGCATTACCATTGCATCAGCTTGAAAACTACTTGACCCAAATGAAAGCGGTTGATGATTTGGTTAAGTCGTTTGAGCCGATTGATACCAGTAAGTAG
- a CDS encoding DUF819 domain-containing protein yields MTTSPMVTNDATALGLLAVILGFVFYTSSSSSPFWQKFYKFIPALLLCYFLPSLLNTFGIVDGDTSKLYYVASRYLLPACLVLLILSVDLKAILSLGPKAIVMFLTGTVGIVIGGPIALLIISAINPDVLGGNGPDAVWRGMTTLAGSWIGGGANQASMKEIYEAGGNIFSVMVTVDVIVANIWMAVLLLMASRAKQIDARTGADTTALEALKEKVEKYHAENARIPSLRDLMLIVAIGFGVTGLAHFAADFLGPFFETNYPWTRDYSLTSKFFWLVVLVTSIGLALSFSPVKHLEAAGASKVASAFLYILVATIGLHMDVSKLADEQNLWYFAIGIIWMIVHASFMLLVAKLIKAPLFYMAVGSQANVGGAASAPVVAAAFHPALAPVGVLLAVLGYAVGTYMAWLCGQLLQIIAV; encoded by the coding sequence ATGACAACCAGTCCTATGGTTACTAATGACGCAACAGCATTAGGCCTGTTAGCCGTTATTCTCGGCTTTGTTTTTTATACCAGCTCATCATCAAGTCCATTCTGGCAAAAGTTTTATAAATTCATTCCAGCCTTATTACTGTGTTACTTCTTGCCTTCATTATTAAATACGTTTGGCATTGTCGATGGTGATACCTCAAAGCTTTACTATGTCGCATCCCGTTATTTATTGCCTGCTTGTTTAGTGTTACTGATTTTAAGTGTCGATTTAAAAGCAATTCTCAGTTTAGGCCCTAAAGCCATTGTGATGTTTTTAACAGGCACAGTAGGCATTGTTATCGGTGGCCCCATTGCACTATTAATCATTTCAGCGATAAACCCTGACGTATTAGGTGGTAACGGTCCAGATGCGGTTTGGCGCGGTATGACGACGCTTGCGGGCAGCTGGATTGGTGGTGGTGCAAACCAAGCATCGATGAAAGAGATATATGAAGCGGGTGGTAATATCTTTTCGGTGATGGTCACGGTTGATGTGATTGTGGCTAATATTTGGATGGCTGTTTTATTACTCATGGCCTCAAGAGCTAAACAGATTGATGCTAGAACGGGGGCTGACACCACAGCACTTGAAGCATTAAAAGAAAAAGTAGAAAAGTATCATGCTGAAAATGCCCGTATACCGTCATTACGTGATTTAATGCTGATAGTGGCAATAGGCTTTGGGGTAACAGGGTTAGCTCATTTTGCCGCAGACTTTTTAGGGCCATTTTTTGAAACCAACTATCCTTGGACTCGAGATTACAGCTTAACCTCGAAGTTCTTCTGGTTAGTGGTATTAGTGACATCAATTGGTTTGGCTTTATCATTTAGCCCAGTTAAGCATTTAGAAGCCGCTGGCGCATCTAAAGTCGCGTCGGCGTTTTTATATATTTTGGTGGCGACCATTGGTTTGCACATGGATGTATCAAAACTCGCAGACGAGCAAAACTTGTGGTATTTCGCCATCGGAATTATATGGATGATTGTGCATGCTAGTTTTATGTTACTAGTGGCCAAATTAATCAAAGCCCCATTGTTTTATATGGCAGTGGGAAGTCAGGCAAACGTTGGCGGCGCAGCATCAGCGCCAGTGGTTGCCGCCGCCTTCCATCCAGCTTTAGCGCCTGTGGGCGTATTGTTAGCGGTATTGGGCTATGCTGTAGGAACGTATATGGCATGGTTATGCGGACAGCTATTACAAATTATTGCTGTTTAG